One genomic segment of Drosophila melanogaster chromosome 3L includes these proteins:
- the lqf gene encoding liquid facets, isoform E, with amino-acid sequence MRKQKDDMQVNVAGLRRNIKNLAHNYSDAQVKVREATSNDPWGPSAAIMSEIAELTYNVVAFSEIMQMIWKRLNDHGKNWRHVYKALILLEYLIKTGSEKVAQQCKENIFAIQTLREFVYFEEGKDQGTHVREKAKQLVTLLKDDERLKNERVKAQKAKERFAQNPSGFGSDGYIDGPSQRDLPPGWQEEPPKSVSELEMVRPQTAGEEELQLQLAMAMSREEAEQEEAKRRSDDVRLQLALSQSEQDFKDPNGRPIPAPKKEEQQSHLLDLLDISLGATSISSPPLGAAGGAPTAVVDPWAMPGPRAPSQLSDPWSGTSSPQVDPWNPSAAPRTILGAGVPMTSAPLGAGNDAWGARTQSPSVASGSSNEGWLQSNGNANQNGRGATPAGPPAEGWLIKSTAVGALGAAPINHAANNGSSSSDPWLAEPAASAAGGAAAVGLADPWAPGAASQTGAGALDDPWKALGTGAIKKQSPEFDEFDLITNRNKSEHSNSNASNNNNASLLDDMDPLSANYGNGGINSSMHPSTGATAKKSIKDAHSFLGENSALVNLDNLIKPIAPQTQTGNQPAYNPFSDNVVPPKTNLFQQQQPAVPSINQLKQQAPFSVSMNQDPWAPVMGGVSTTSQPKLPPPVRPTSLNLGPSSVGEFQLLSALSNPIIPIAHIPQPQPNLQVYNNAYQSSSSTNILGKSNIPTNMNSSTSNSTIHSCYASPSPGVDGIRNMDIFTERPYYNSPTAPADDTYMYNSRDNNNINSNYGTPSLYSSFAASYSSALSDSLAETPGISVAPLGFVADTVMSFGPSSSSANCKLEQNNNMPWIKPEAATNPFLS; translated from the exons a TGAGAAAGCAAAAGGACGATATGCAGGTCAATGTCGCTGGTCTGCGCAGAAACATCAAGAACCTTGCGCACAACTACTCCGATGCCCAG GTTAAAGTGCGTGAGGCAACCTCGAATGACCCTTGGGGTCCTTCGGCTGCCATCATGAGCGAGATAGCGGAACTCACCTACAATGTGGTGGCCTTTTCGGAAATCATGCAGATGATCTGGAAGCGTCTTAATGACCACGGCAAGAACTGGCGACATGTGTACAAGGCACTCATTTTGCTGGAGTATCTGATTAAAACCGGCTCGGAAAAGGTCGCCCAGCAGTGCAAGGAGAACATCTTTGCCATTCAAACCCTGCGAGAGTTTGTGTATTTCGAAGAGGGCAAGGATCAGGGCACCCATGTCCGTGAGAAGGCCAAGCAGCTGGTCACTCTTCTTAAGGATGACGAGCGACTGAAGAATGAGCGTGTGAAGGCGCAGAAGGCAAAGGAAAGATTCGCCCAGAACCCGAGTGGGTTCGGCAGCGATGGCTATATTGATGGACCATCGCAACGAGACTTGCCGCCAGGCTGGCAGGAGGAGCCGCCTAAATCGGTATCCGAACTGGAAATGGTTCGTCCCCAGACGGCCGGCGAGGAGGAACTTCAACTGCAGCTGGCCATGGCCATGTCACGAGAGGAAGCGGAACAGGAGGAGGCCAAGCGACGCAGTGATGATGTGCGTCTGCAACTCGCCCTCAGCCAGAGTGAGCAGGATTTCAA GGATCCAAACGGACGACCTATTCCTGCGCCCAAGAAGGAGGAACAACAGAGTCATTTGCTAGATCTGCTGGATATTTCTCTGGGGGCTACGAGCATCTCAAGTCCGCCGCTGGGCGCTGCAGGCGGCGCCCCCACGGCTGTTGTCGATCCCTGGGCCATGCCAGGTCCAAGAGCTCCCAGCCAGTTGTCCGATCCGTGGTCAGGTACTTCCTCGCCTCAAGTGGATCCCTGGAATCCCTCCGCTGCCCCACGAACCATCTTGGGTGCCGGAGTGCCGATGACTTCGGCGCCATTGGGAGCTGGAAACGATGCCTGGGGAGCTCGCACTCAGTCGCCTTCGGTGGCCTCGGGCTCCTCCAACGAAGGTTGGCTGCAAAGTAATGGTAATGCCAACCAAAACGGACGTGGAGCCACTCCGGCCGGCCCTCCTGCTGAAGGCTGGCTGATAAAATCCACTGCTGTCGGAGCTTTGGGAGCTGCGCCAATTAATCATGCGGCAAATAATGGTAGCTCATCTTCGGATCCCTGGCTAGCAGAGCCAGCAGCATCGGcggcaggaggagcagcagcagttggcTTGGCAGATCCCTGGGCGCCAGGAGCAGCATCTCAAACGGGTGCGGGGGCACTGGATGACCCATGGAAAGCACTCGGAACTGGCGCCATTAAG AAACAATCCCCCGAGTTTGATGAGTTCGACTTGATCACCAACCGAAACAAGAGTGAGCACAGCAATTCTAAcgcctccaacaacaacaatg CTTCTCTGCTCGATGACATGGATCCGCTATCGGCGAACTACGGAAATGGAGGTATAAATAGCAGTATGCATCCGTCGACGGGGGCCACGGCAAAGAAATCTATAAAGGATGCTCATTCTTTCCTCGGCGAGAACTCTGCGCTTGTTAACCTAGACAATCTGATCAAACCGATTGCGCCACAGACGCAAACGGGTAATCAGCCGGCGTACAATCCCTTCAGCGACAACGTAGTGCCACCCAAGACGAATCTAttccagcaacagcagccagcc GTGCCGTCCATCAATCAGCTGAAACAACAGGCCCCGTTTTCAGTCAGCATGAACCAAGATCCCTGGGCACCTGTAATGGGCGGAGTTAGTACGACTTCGCAG CCAAAACTTCCGCCTCCCGTACGTCCCACTAGCCTCAATTTGGGGCCCTCGTCTGTGGGTGAATTTCAACTGTTGAGTGCGTTAAGTAATCCCATCATTCCCATTGCCCACATCCCCCAGCCACAGCCCAATTTGCAGGTCTACAATAATGCGTATCAAAGTAGCAGCAGCACTAATATCCTTGGAAAAAGCAACATCCCGACCAATATGAATAGctccaccagcaacagcaccatACACAGCTGTTACGCAAGTCCGAGTCCGGGCGTCGATGGCATTCGCAACATGGATATATTCACCGAACGTCCTTACTATAATAGTCCAACAGCACCTGCTGATGATACCTACATGTACAACAGCAGGGATAATAACAATATCAACAGCAACTATGGTACTCCCAGTCTATATTCAAGTTTTGCTGCCAGCTATAGCAGCGCCCTATCCGATTCTCTGGCCGAAACTCCTGGAATTAGTGTTGCTCCCTTGGGTTTTGTGGCCGATACTGTCATGAGTTTTGGTCCCTCATCCTCGTCGGCCAACTGCAAGCTGGAA CAAAATAACAACATGCCGTGGATCAAGCCGGAAGCAGCAACAAATCCGTTTTTGTCGTAA
- the lqf gene encoding liquid facets, isoform J — protein MRKQKDDMQVNVAGLRRNIKNLAHNYSDAQVKVREATSNDPWGPSAAIMSEIAELTYNVVAFSEIMQMIWKRLNDHGKNWRHVYKALILLEYLIKTGSEKVAQQCKENIFAIQTLREFVYFEEGKDQGTHVREKAKQLVTLLKDDERLKNERVKAQKAKERFAQNPSGFGSDGYIDGPSQRDLPPGWQEEPPKSVSELEMVRPQTAGEEELQLQLAMAMSREEAEQEEAKRRSDDVRLQLALSQSEQDFKDPNGRPIPAPKKEEQQSHLLDLLDISLGATSISSPPLGAAGGAPTAVVDPWAMPGPRAPSQLSDPWSGTSSPQVDPWNPSAAPRTILGAGVPMTSAPLGAGNDAWGARTQSPSVASGSSNEGWLQSNGNANQNGRGATPAGPPAEGWLIKSTAVGALGAAPINHAANNGSSSSDPWLAEPAASAAGGAAAVGLADPWAPGAASQTGAGALDDPWKALGTGAIKKQSPEFDEFDLITNRNKSEHSNSNASNNNNASLLDDMDPLSANYGNGGINSSMHPSTGATAKKSIKDAHSFLGENSALVNLDNLIKPIAPQTQTGNQPAYNPFSDNVVPPKTNLFQQQQPAVPSINQLKQQAPFSVSMNQDPWAPVMGGVSTTSQPQPNLQVYNNAYQSSSSTNILGKSNIPTNMNSSTSNSTIHSCYASPSPGVDGIRNMDIFTERPYYNSPTAPADDTYMYNSRDNNNINSNYGTPSLYSSFAASYSSALSDSLAETPGISVAPLGFVADTVMSFGPSSSSANCKLEQNNNMPWIKPEAATNPFLS, from the exons a TGAGAAAGCAAAAGGACGATATGCAGGTCAATGTCGCTGGTCTGCGCAGAAACATCAAGAACCTTGCGCACAACTACTCCGATGCCCAG GTTAAAGTGCGTGAGGCAACCTCGAATGACCCTTGGGGTCCTTCGGCTGCCATCATGAGCGAGATAGCGGAACTCACCTACAATGTGGTGGCCTTTTCGGAAATCATGCAGATGATCTGGAAGCGTCTTAATGACCACGGCAAGAACTGGCGACATGTGTACAAGGCACTCATTTTGCTGGAGTATCTGATTAAAACCGGCTCGGAAAAGGTCGCCCAGCAGTGCAAGGAGAACATCTTTGCCATTCAAACCCTGCGAGAGTTTGTGTATTTCGAAGAGGGCAAGGATCAGGGCACCCATGTCCGTGAGAAGGCCAAGCAGCTGGTCACTCTTCTTAAGGATGACGAGCGACTGAAGAATGAGCGTGTGAAGGCGCAGAAGGCAAAGGAAAGATTCGCCCAGAACCCGAGTGGGTTCGGCAGCGATGGCTATATTGATGGACCATCGCAACGAGACTTGCCGCCAGGCTGGCAGGAGGAGCCGCCTAAATCGGTATCCGAACTGGAAATGGTTCGTCCCCAGACGGCCGGCGAGGAGGAACTTCAACTGCAGCTGGCCATGGCCATGTCACGAGAGGAAGCGGAACAGGAGGAGGCCAAGCGACGCAGTGATGATGTGCGTCTGCAACTCGCCCTCAGCCAGAGTGAGCAGGATTTCAA GGATCCAAACGGACGACCTATTCCTGCGCCCAAGAAGGAGGAACAACAGAGTCATTTGCTAGATCTGCTGGATATTTCTCTGGGGGCTACGAGCATCTCAAGTCCGCCGCTGGGCGCTGCAGGCGGCGCCCCCACGGCTGTTGTCGATCCCTGGGCCATGCCAGGTCCAAGAGCTCCCAGCCAGTTGTCCGATCCGTGGTCAGGTACTTCCTCGCCTCAAGTGGATCCCTGGAATCCCTCCGCTGCCCCACGAACCATCTTGGGTGCCGGAGTGCCGATGACTTCGGCGCCATTGGGAGCTGGAAACGATGCCTGGGGAGCTCGCACTCAGTCGCCTTCGGTGGCCTCGGGCTCCTCCAACGAAGGTTGGCTGCAAAGTAATGGTAATGCCAACCAAAACGGACGTGGAGCCACTCCGGCCGGCCCTCCTGCTGAAGGCTGGCTGATAAAATCCACTGCTGTCGGAGCTTTGGGAGCTGCGCCAATTAATCATGCGGCAAATAATGGTAGCTCATCTTCGGATCCCTGGCTAGCAGAGCCAGCAGCATCGGcggcaggaggagcagcagcagttggcTTGGCAGATCCCTGGGCGCCAGGAGCAGCATCTCAAACGGGTGCGGGGGCACTGGATGACCCATGGAAAGCACTCGGAACTGGCGCCATTAAG AAACAATCCCCCGAGTTTGATGAGTTCGACTTGATCACCAACCGAAACAAGAGTGAGCACAGCAATTCTAAcgcctccaacaacaacaatg CTTCTCTGCTCGATGACATGGATCCGCTATCGGCGAACTACGGAAATGGAGGTATAAATAGCAGTATGCATCCGTCGACGGGGGCCACGGCAAAGAAATCTATAAAGGATGCTCATTCTTTCCTCGGCGAGAACTCTGCGCTTGTTAACCTAGACAATCTGATCAAACCGATTGCGCCACAGACGCAAACGGGTAATCAGCCGGCGTACAATCCCTTCAGCGACAACGTAGTGCCACCCAAGACGAATCTAttccagcaacagcagccagcc GTGCCGTCCATCAATCAGCTGAAACAACAGGCCCCGTTTTCAGTCAGCATGAACCAAGATCCCTGGGCACCTGTAATGGGCGGAGTTAGTACGACTTCGCAG CCACAGCCCAATTTGCAGGTCTACAATAATGCGTATCAAAGTAGCAGCAGCACTAATATCCTTGGAAAAAGCAACATCCCGACCAATATGAATAGctccaccagcaacagcaccatACACAGCTGTTACGCAAGTCCGAGTCCGGGCGTCGATGGCATTCGCAACATGGATATATTCACCGAACGTCCTTACTATAATAGTCCAACAGCACCTGCTGATGATACCTACATGTACAACAGCAGGGATAATAACAATATCAACAGCAACTATGGTACTCCCAGTCTATATTCAAGTTTTGCTGCCAGCTATAGCAGCGCCCTATCCGATTCTCTGGCCGAAACTCCTGGAATTAGTGTTGCTCCCTTGGGTTTTGTGGCCGATACTGTCATGAGTTTTGGTCCCTCATCCTCGTCGGCCAACTGCAAGCTGGAA CAAAATAACAACATGCCGTGGATCAAGCCGGAAGCAGCAACAAATCCGTTTTTGTCGTAA
- the lqf gene encoding liquid facets, isoform I — protein MRKQKDDMQVNVAGLRRNIKNLAHNYSDAQVKVREATSNDPWGPSAAIMSEIAELTYNVVAFSEIMQMIWKRLNDHGKNWRHVYKALILLEYLIKTGSEKVAQQCKENIFAIQTLREFVYFEEGKDQGTHVREKAKQLVTLLKDDERLKNERVKAQKAKERFAQNPSGFGSDGYIDGPSQRDLPPGWQEEPPKSVSELEMVRPQTAGEEELQLQLAMAMSREEAEQEEAKRRSDDVRLQLALSQSEQDFKDPNGRPIPAPKKEEQQSHLLDLLDISLGATSISSPPLGAAGGAPTAVVDPWAMPGPRAPSQLSDPWSGTSSPQVDPWNPSAAPRTILGAGVPMTSAPLGAGNDAWGARTQSPSVASGSSNEGWLQSNGNANQNGRGATPAGPPAEGWLIKSTAVGALGAAPINHAANNGSSSSDPWLAEPAASAAGGAAAVGLADPWAPGAASQTGAGALDDPWKALGTGAIKKQSPEFDEFDLITNRNKSEHSNSNASNNNNASLLDDMDPLSANYGNGGINSSMHPSTGATAKKSIKDAHSFLGENSALVNLDNLIKPIAPQTQTGNQPAYNPFSDNVVPPKTNLFQQQQPAVPSINQLKQQAPFSVSMNQDPWAPVMGGVSTTSQPSMEAWTLK, from the exons a TGAGAAAGCAAAAGGACGATATGCAGGTCAATGTCGCTGGTCTGCGCAGAAACATCAAGAACCTTGCGCACAACTACTCCGATGCCCAG GTTAAAGTGCGTGAGGCAACCTCGAATGACCCTTGGGGTCCTTCGGCTGCCATCATGAGCGAGATAGCGGAACTCACCTACAATGTGGTGGCCTTTTCGGAAATCATGCAGATGATCTGGAAGCGTCTTAATGACCACGGCAAGAACTGGCGACATGTGTACAAGGCACTCATTTTGCTGGAGTATCTGATTAAAACCGGCTCGGAAAAGGTCGCCCAGCAGTGCAAGGAGAACATCTTTGCCATTCAAACCCTGCGAGAGTTTGTGTATTTCGAAGAGGGCAAGGATCAGGGCACCCATGTCCGTGAGAAGGCCAAGCAGCTGGTCACTCTTCTTAAGGATGACGAGCGACTGAAGAATGAGCGTGTGAAGGCGCAGAAGGCAAAGGAAAGATTCGCCCAGAACCCGAGTGGGTTCGGCAGCGATGGCTATATTGATGGACCATCGCAACGAGACTTGCCGCCAGGCTGGCAGGAGGAGCCGCCTAAATCGGTATCCGAACTGGAAATGGTTCGTCCCCAGACGGCCGGCGAGGAGGAACTTCAACTGCAGCTGGCCATGGCCATGTCACGAGAGGAAGCGGAACAGGAGGAGGCCAAGCGACGCAGTGATGATGTGCGTCTGCAACTCGCCCTCAGCCAGAGTGAGCAGGATTTCAA GGATCCAAACGGACGACCTATTCCTGCGCCCAAGAAGGAGGAACAACAGAGTCATTTGCTAGATCTGCTGGATATTTCTCTGGGGGCTACGAGCATCTCAAGTCCGCCGCTGGGCGCTGCAGGCGGCGCCCCCACGGCTGTTGTCGATCCCTGGGCCATGCCAGGTCCAAGAGCTCCCAGCCAGTTGTCCGATCCGTGGTCAGGTACTTCCTCGCCTCAAGTGGATCCCTGGAATCCCTCCGCTGCCCCACGAACCATCTTGGGTGCCGGAGTGCCGATGACTTCGGCGCCATTGGGAGCTGGAAACGATGCCTGGGGAGCTCGCACTCAGTCGCCTTCGGTGGCCTCGGGCTCCTCCAACGAAGGTTGGCTGCAAAGTAATGGTAATGCCAACCAAAACGGACGTGGAGCCACTCCGGCCGGCCCTCCTGCTGAAGGCTGGCTGATAAAATCCACTGCTGTCGGAGCTTTGGGAGCTGCGCCAATTAATCATGCGGCAAATAATGGTAGCTCATCTTCGGATCCCTGGCTAGCAGAGCCAGCAGCATCGGcggcaggaggagcagcagcagttggcTTGGCAGATCCCTGGGCGCCAGGAGCAGCATCTCAAACGGGTGCGGGGGCACTGGATGACCCATGGAAAGCACTCGGAACTGGCGCCATTAAG AAACAATCCCCCGAGTTTGATGAGTTCGACTTGATCACCAACCGAAACAAGAGTGAGCACAGCAATTCTAAcgcctccaacaacaacaatg CTTCTCTGCTCGATGACATGGATCCGCTATCGGCGAACTACGGAAATGGAGGTATAAATAGCAGTATGCATCCGTCGACGGGGGCCACGGCAAAGAAATCTATAAAGGATGCTCATTCTTTCCTCGGCGAGAACTCTGCGCTTGTTAACCTAGACAATCTGATCAAACCGATTGCGCCACAGACGCAAACGGGTAATCAGCCGGCGTACAATCCCTTCAGCGACAACGTAGTGCCACCCAAGACGAATCTAttccagcaacagcagccagcc GTGCCGTCCATCAATCAGCTGAAACAACAGGCCCCGTTTTCAGTCAGCATGAACCAAGATCCCTGGGCACCTGTAATGGGCGGAGTTAGTACGACTTCGCAG CCATCAATGGAGGCTTGGACGCTTAAATAA
- the lqf gene encoding liquid facets, isoform H — MQVNVAGLRRNIKNLAHNYSDAQVKVREATSNDPWGPSAAIMSEIAELTYNVVAFSEIMQMIWKRLNDHGKNWRHVYKALILLEYLIKTGSEKVAQQCKENIFAIQTLREFVYFEEGKDQGTHVREKAKQLVTLLKDDERLKNERVKAQKAKERFAQNPSGFGSDGYIDGPSQRDLPPGWQEEPPKSVSELEMVRPQTAGEEELQLQLAMAMSREEAEQEEAKRRSDDVRLQLALSQSEQDFKDPNGRPIPAPKKEEQQSHLLDLLDISLGATSISSPPLGAAGGAPTAVVDPWAMPGPRAPSQLSDPWSGTSSPQVDPWNPSAAPRTILGAGVPMTSAPLGAGNDAWGARTQSPSVASGSSNEGWLQSNGNANQNGRGATPAGPPAEGWLIKSTAVGALGAAPINHAANNGSSSSDPWLAEPAASAAGGAAAVGLADPWAPGAASQTGAGALDDPWKALGTGAIKKQSPEFDEFDLITNRNKSEHSNSNASNNNNASLLDDMDPLSANYGNGGINSSMHPSTGATAKKSIKDAHSFLGENSALVNLDNLIKPIAPQTQTGNQPAYNPFSDNVVPPKTNLFQQQQPAVPSINQLKQQAPFSVSMNQDPWAPVMGGVSTTSQPQPNLQVYNNAYQSSSSTNILGKSNIPTNMNSSTSNSTIHSCYASPSPGVDGIRNMDIFTERPYYNSPTAPADDTYMYNSRDNNNINSNYGTPSLYSSFAASYSSALSDSLAETPGISVAPLGFVADTVMSFGPSSSSANCKLEQNNNMPWIKPEAATNPFLS; from the exons ATGCAGGTCAATGTCGCTGGTCTGCGCAGAAACATCAAGAACCTTGCGCACAACTACTCCGATGCCCAG GTTAAAGTGCGTGAGGCAACCTCGAATGACCCTTGGGGTCCTTCGGCTGCCATCATGAGCGAGATAGCGGAACTCACCTACAATGTGGTGGCCTTTTCGGAAATCATGCAGATGATCTGGAAGCGTCTTAATGACCACGGCAAGAACTGGCGACATGTGTACAAGGCACTCATTTTGCTGGAGTATCTGATTAAAACCGGCTCGGAAAAGGTCGCCCAGCAGTGCAAGGAGAACATCTTTGCCATTCAAACCCTGCGAGAGTTTGTGTATTTCGAAGAGGGCAAGGATCAGGGCACCCATGTCCGTGAGAAGGCCAAGCAGCTGGTCACTCTTCTTAAGGATGACGAGCGACTGAAGAATGAGCGTGTGAAGGCGCAGAAGGCAAAGGAAAGATTCGCCCAGAACCCGAGTGGGTTCGGCAGCGATGGCTATATTGATGGACCATCGCAACGAGACTTGCCGCCAGGCTGGCAGGAGGAGCCGCCTAAATCGGTATCCGAACTGGAAATGGTTCGTCCCCAGACGGCCGGCGAGGAGGAACTTCAACTGCAGCTGGCCATGGCCATGTCACGAGAGGAAGCGGAACAGGAGGAGGCCAAGCGACGCAGTGATGATGTGCGTCTGCAACTCGCCCTCAGCCAGAGTGAGCAGGATTTCAA GGATCCAAACGGACGACCTATTCCTGCGCCCAAGAAGGAGGAACAACAGAGTCATTTGCTAGATCTGCTGGATATTTCTCTGGGGGCTACGAGCATCTCAAGTCCGCCGCTGGGCGCTGCAGGCGGCGCCCCCACGGCTGTTGTCGATCCCTGGGCCATGCCAGGTCCAAGAGCTCCCAGCCAGTTGTCCGATCCGTGGTCAGGTACTTCCTCGCCTCAAGTGGATCCCTGGAATCCCTCCGCTGCCCCACGAACCATCTTGGGTGCCGGAGTGCCGATGACTTCGGCGCCATTGGGAGCTGGAAACGATGCCTGGGGAGCTCGCACTCAGTCGCCTTCGGTGGCCTCGGGCTCCTCCAACGAAGGTTGGCTGCAAAGTAATGGTAATGCCAACCAAAACGGACGTGGAGCCACTCCGGCCGGCCCTCCTGCTGAAGGCTGGCTGATAAAATCCACTGCTGTCGGAGCTTTGGGAGCTGCGCCAATTAATCATGCGGCAAATAATGGTAGCTCATCTTCGGATCCCTGGCTAGCAGAGCCAGCAGCATCGGcggcaggaggagcagcagcagttggcTTGGCAGATCCCTGGGCGCCAGGAGCAGCATCTCAAACGGGTGCGGGGGCACTGGATGACCCATGGAAAGCACTCGGAACTGGCGCCATTAAG AAACAATCCCCCGAGTTTGATGAGTTCGACTTGATCACCAACCGAAACAAGAGTGAGCACAGCAATTCTAAcgcctccaacaacaacaatg CTTCTCTGCTCGATGACATGGATCCGCTATCGGCGAACTACGGAAATGGAGGTATAAATAGCAGTATGCATCCGTCGACGGGGGCCACGGCAAAGAAATCTATAAAGGATGCTCATTCTTTCCTCGGCGAGAACTCTGCGCTTGTTAACCTAGACAATCTGATCAAACCGATTGCGCCACAGACGCAAACGGGTAATCAGCCGGCGTACAATCCCTTCAGCGACAACGTAGTGCCACCCAAGACGAATCTAttccagcaacagcagccagcc GTGCCGTCCATCAATCAGCTGAAACAACAGGCCCCGTTTTCAGTCAGCATGAACCAAGATCCCTGGGCACCTGTAATGGGCGGAGTTAGTACGACTTCGCAG CCACAGCCCAATTTGCAGGTCTACAATAATGCGTATCAAAGTAGCAGCAGCACTAATATCCTTGGAAAAAGCAACATCCCGACCAATATGAATAGctccaccagcaacagcaccatACACAGCTGTTACGCAAGTCCGAGTCCGGGCGTCGATGGCATTCGCAACATGGATATATTCACCGAACGTCCTTACTATAATAGTCCAACAGCACCTGCTGATGATACCTACATGTACAACAGCAGGGATAATAACAATATCAACAGCAACTATGGTACTCCCAGTCTATATTCAAGTTTTGCTGCCAGCTATAGCAGCGCCCTATCCGATTCTCTGGCCGAAACTCCTGGAATTAGTGTTGCTCCCTTGGGTTTTGTGGCCGATACTGTCATGAGTTTTGGTCCCTCATCCTCGTCGGCCAACTGCAAGCTGGAA CAAAATAACAACATGCCGTGGATCAAGCCGGAAGCAGCAACAAATCCGTTTTTGTCGTAA
- the lqf gene encoding liquid facets, isoform F — translation MQVNVAGLRRNIKNLAHNYSDAQVKVREATSNDPWGPSAAIMSEIAELTYNVVAFSEIMQMIWKRLNDHGKNWRHVYKALILLEYLIKTGSEKVAQQCKENIFAIQTLREFVYFEEGKDQGTHVREKAKQLVTLLKDDERLKNERVKAQKAKERFAQNPSGFGSDGYIDGPSQRDLPPGWQEEPPKSVSELEMVRPQTAGEEELQLQLAMAMSREEAEQEEAKRRSDDVRLQLALSQSEQDFKDPNGRPIPAPKKEEQQSHLLDLLDISLGATSISSPPLGAAGGAPTAVVDPWAMPGPRAPSQLSDPWSGTSSPQVDPWNPSAAPRTILGAGVPMTSAPLGAGNDAWGARTQSPSVASGSSNEGWLQSNGNANQNGRGATPAGPPAEGWLIKSTAVGALGAAPINHAANNGSSSSDPWLAEPAASAAGGAAAVGLADPWAPGAASQTGAGALDDPWKALGTGAIKKQSPEFDEFDLITNRNKSEHSNSNASNNNNASLLDDMDPLSANYGNGGINSSMHPSTGATAKKSIKDAHSFLGENSALVNLDNLIKPIAPQTQTGNQPAYNPFSDNVVPPKTNLFQQQQPAVPSINQLKQQAPFSVSMNQDPWAPVMGGVSTTSQQNNNMPWIKPEAATNPFLS, via the exons ATGCAGGTCAATGTCGCTGGTCTGCGCAGAAACATCAAGAACCTTGCGCACAACTACTCCGATGCCCAG GTTAAAGTGCGTGAGGCAACCTCGAATGACCCTTGGGGTCCTTCGGCTGCCATCATGAGCGAGATAGCGGAACTCACCTACAATGTGGTGGCCTTTTCGGAAATCATGCAGATGATCTGGAAGCGTCTTAATGACCACGGCAAGAACTGGCGACATGTGTACAAGGCACTCATTTTGCTGGAGTATCTGATTAAAACCGGCTCGGAAAAGGTCGCCCAGCAGTGCAAGGAGAACATCTTTGCCATTCAAACCCTGCGAGAGTTTGTGTATTTCGAAGAGGGCAAGGATCAGGGCACCCATGTCCGTGAGAAGGCCAAGCAGCTGGTCACTCTTCTTAAGGATGACGAGCGACTGAAGAATGAGCGTGTGAAGGCGCAGAAGGCAAAGGAAAGATTCGCCCAGAACCCGAGTGGGTTCGGCAGCGATGGCTATATTGATGGACCATCGCAACGAGACTTGCCGCCAGGCTGGCAGGAGGAGCCGCCTAAATCGGTATCCGAACTGGAAATGGTTCGTCCCCAGACGGCCGGCGAGGAGGAACTTCAACTGCAGCTGGCCATGGCCATGTCACGAGAGGAAGCGGAACAGGAGGAGGCCAAGCGACGCAGTGATGATGTGCGTCTGCAACTCGCCCTCAGCCAGAGTGAGCAGGATTTCAA GGATCCAAACGGACGACCTATTCCTGCGCCCAAGAAGGAGGAACAACAGAGTCATTTGCTAGATCTGCTGGATATTTCTCTGGGGGCTACGAGCATCTCAAGTCCGCCGCTGGGCGCTGCAGGCGGCGCCCCCACGGCTGTTGTCGATCCCTGGGCCATGCCAGGTCCAAGAGCTCCCAGCCAGTTGTCCGATCCGTGGTCAGGTACTTCCTCGCCTCAAGTGGATCCCTGGAATCCCTCCGCTGCCCCACGAACCATCTTGGGTGCCGGAGTGCCGATGACTTCGGCGCCATTGGGAGCTGGAAACGATGCCTGGGGAGCTCGCACTCAGTCGCCTTCGGTGGCCTCGGGCTCCTCCAACGAAGGTTGGCTGCAAAGTAATGGTAATGCCAACCAAAACGGACGTGGAGCCACTCCGGCCGGCCCTCCTGCTGAAGGCTGGCTGATAAAATCCACTGCTGTCGGAGCTTTGGGAGCTGCGCCAATTAATCATGCGGCAAATAATGGTAGCTCATCTTCGGATCCCTGGCTAGCAGAGCCAGCAGCATCGGcggcaggaggagcagcagcagttggcTTGGCAGATCCCTGGGCGCCAGGAGCAGCATCTCAAACGGGTGCGGGGGCACTGGATGACCCATGGAAAGCACTCGGAACTGGCGCCATTAAG AAACAATCCCCCGAGTTTGATGAGTTCGACTTGATCACCAACCGAAACAAGAGTGAGCACAGCAATTCTAAcgcctccaacaacaacaatg CTTCTCTGCTCGATGACATGGATCCGCTATCGGCGAACTACGGAAATGGAGGTATAAATAGCAGTATGCATCCGTCGACGGGGGCCACGGCAAAGAAATCTATAAAGGATGCTCATTCTTTCCTCGGCGAGAACTCTGCGCTTGTTAACCTAGACAATCTGATCAAACCGATTGCGCCACAGACGCAAACGGGTAATCAGCCGGCGTACAATCCCTTCAGCGACAACGTAGTGCCACCCAAGACGAATCTAttccagcaacagcagccagcc GTGCCGTCCATCAATCAGCTGAAACAACAGGCCCCGTTTTCAGTCAGCATGAACCAAGATCCCTGGGCACCTGTAATGGGCGGAGTTAGTACGACTTCGCAG CAAAATAACAACATGCCGTGGATCAAGCCGGAAGCAGCAACAAATCCGTTTTTGTCGTAA